One window from the genome of Euwallacea similis isolate ESF13 chromosome 36, ESF131.1, whole genome shotgun sequence encodes:
- the BBS8 gene encoding tetratricopeptide repeat protein 8 isoform X1 yields the protein MDPMYLALSLFRRRCYDKCIDVCSSILDKQPLDQAAWCLKMRALTQRVYVDDLESEETAIQDDFLDGNVVATAPRPGTSLRTSGTAAPTKSLGARPRTSTGRPISGVMRAGTQSGRTGLALERLRTSRGTTGQSARAIRLGTAAMLTQKDGPFIQVSRLNLSKYAKNKALNKSLFEYLFYHEGDVRNAMELAVLATQSCEFKDWWWKIQLAKCYTALNLIRDAEQQVKSALKQHPHVESYIRLVRIYLKIDQPLTATEICKQALEKFPQDVSIMTELARLTEALNESQASVKYYRSIVIEDATNTEAIACIGMYHFYNNQPELALRYYRRVLAMGAHSAELYNNLGLCCLYSQQLDLTLACFQRALDLATNPLIKADVWYNLSYVAIAAGDIALAIQCLNLCLCADSSHSSAFNNLAVLHHKNGRTHLAKAYLESARGHQPALPEPVYNSDILQEM from the exons ATGGATCCGATGTATCTCGCTCTCAGTTTATTTCGTCGAAGATGTTACGATAAGTGCATCGACGTCTGCTCCAGCATATTAGACAAACAGCCACTGGATCAAGCTGCGTGGTGCCTCAAAATGAGGGCCTTAACTCAAAGA GTATATGTTGACGACCTGGAAAGTGAAGAAACCGCTATTCAAGATGACTTCTTGGATGGCAATGTTGTGGCCACAGCACCGCGTCCAGGTACTTCTTTAAGGACATCTGGTACTGCAGCTCCTACTAAATCATTGGG GGCTAGACCTCGAACATCAACTGGTAGACCAATTTCAGGAGTGATGCGAGCAGGTACGCAATCTGGCAGAACAGGATTAGCTCTGGAAAGGCTCAGGACATCTAGAGGAACTACTGGACAATCAGCCAGAGCTATTAGACTCGGAACTGCAGCTATGTTGACTCAAAAAGACG GACCGTTCATACAAGTTTCTCGACTAAATCTctcgaaatatgccaaaaataAGGCTCTGAATAAGTCGCTATTTGAGTATTTGTTCTACCATGAAGGGGATGTTCGGAATGCCATGGAGTTGGCGGTTTTGGCTACTCAGAGTTGTGAGTTTAAG GACTGGTGGTGGAAAATTCAACTGGCCAAATGTTACACAGCTCTTAATTTAATAAGAGATGCAGAACAACAGGTTAAAAGTGCATTGAAGCAGCATCCTCACGTCGAGAGCTATATTAGGCTTGTAAggatttacttaaaaatag ATCAACCTCTGACAGCTACTGAAATATGCAAGCAAGCTTTAGAAAAGTTTCCACAAGACGTATCGATCATGACCGAACTGGCCCGCTTGACCGAGGCCCTGAATGAATCTCAGGCTTCGGTGAAATATTACAGAAGTATTGTGATTGAAGATGCCACGAATACCGAAGCCATCGCCTGTATCGGAATGtatcatttttataacaatCAGCCCGAACTGGCTCTTAGATATTACAg gcgTGTCTTGGCAATGGGAGCACATTCGGCAGAGTTATACAATAATCTAGGATTATGTTGCCTCTATTCCCAGCAACTGGATCTGACCTTAGCATGCTTCCAAAGAGCTTTGGATTTGGCTACAAACCCGCTGATCAAAGCAGACGTTTGGTACAACTTATCATACGTAGCTATT GCAGCTGGGGATATCGCGTTGGCCATACAGTGTCTGAATTTATGTTTGTGTGCGGACTCTTCGCATTCCTCGGCCTTTAACAATTTGGCAGTTTTGCATCACAAGAATGGCAGAACTCACCTGGCCAAGGCGTATTTAGAGTCCGCCAGAGGCCACCAACCTGCCTTACCAGAGCCTGTTTACAATTCTGATATTTTGcaagaaatgtga
- the BBS8 gene encoding tetratricopeptide repeat protein 8 isoform X2, giving the protein MDPMYLALSLFRRRCYDKCIDVCSSILDKQPLDQAAWCLKMRALTQRVYVDDLESEETAIQDDFLDGNVVATAPRPGTSLRTSGTAAPTKSLGARPRTSTGRPISGVMRAGTQSGRTGLALERLRTSRGTTGQSARAIRLGTAAMLTQKDGPFIQVSRLNLSKYAKNKALNKSLFEYLFYHEGDVRNAMELAVLATQSCEFKDWWWKIQLAKCYTALNLIRDAEQQVKSALKQHPHVESYIRLVRIYLKIDQPLTATEICKQALEKFPQDVSIMTELARLTEALNESQASVKYYRSIVIEDATNTEAIACIGMYHFYNNQPELALRYYRRVLAMGAHSAELYNNLGLCCLYSQQLDLTLACFQRALDLATNPLIKADVWYNLSYVAILGISRWPYSV; this is encoded by the exons ATGGATCCGATGTATCTCGCTCTCAGTTTATTTCGTCGAAGATGTTACGATAAGTGCATCGACGTCTGCTCCAGCATATTAGACAAACAGCCACTGGATCAAGCTGCGTGGTGCCTCAAAATGAGGGCCTTAACTCAAAGA GTATATGTTGACGACCTGGAAAGTGAAGAAACCGCTATTCAAGATGACTTCTTGGATGGCAATGTTGTGGCCACAGCACCGCGTCCAGGTACTTCTTTAAGGACATCTGGTACTGCAGCTCCTACTAAATCATTGGG GGCTAGACCTCGAACATCAACTGGTAGACCAATTTCAGGAGTGATGCGAGCAGGTACGCAATCTGGCAGAACAGGATTAGCTCTGGAAAGGCTCAGGACATCTAGAGGAACTACTGGACAATCAGCCAGAGCTATTAGACTCGGAACTGCAGCTATGTTGACTCAAAAAGACG GACCGTTCATACAAGTTTCTCGACTAAATCTctcgaaatatgccaaaaataAGGCTCTGAATAAGTCGCTATTTGAGTATTTGTTCTACCATGAAGGGGATGTTCGGAATGCCATGGAGTTGGCGGTTTTGGCTACTCAGAGTTGTGAGTTTAAG GACTGGTGGTGGAAAATTCAACTGGCCAAATGTTACACAGCTCTTAATTTAATAAGAGATGCAGAACAACAGGTTAAAAGTGCATTGAAGCAGCATCCTCACGTCGAGAGCTATATTAGGCTTGTAAggatttacttaaaaatag ATCAACCTCTGACAGCTACTGAAATATGCAAGCAAGCTTTAGAAAAGTTTCCACAAGACGTATCGATCATGACCGAACTGGCCCGCTTGACCGAGGCCCTGAATGAATCTCAGGCTTCGGTGAAATATTACAGAAGTATTGTGATTGAAGATGCCACGAATACCGAAGCCATCGCCTGTATCGGAATGtatcatttttataacaatCAGCCCGAACTGGCTCTTAGATATTACAg gcgTGTCTTGGCAATGGGAGCACATTCGGCAGAGTTATACAATAATCTAGGATTATGTTGCCTCTATTCCCAGCAACTGGATCTGACCTTAGCATGCTTCCAAAGAGCTTTGGATTTGGCTACAAACCCGCTGATCAAAGCAGACGTTTGGTACAACTTATCATACGTAGCTATT CTGGGGATATCGCGTTGGCCATACAGTGTCTGA
- the LOC136418681 gene encoding uncharacterized protein, whose translation MNDSRESDDSEHEVVISKSTRQKQKALPCPEQAIELSNKVKSINVTDDSDTSYVEEYTATPPPAPFNKSIKSDRPDSPKPTTQTMNFRRPTEKINVLLLGESGVGKSTFINSFANYMKHRNFEAVEQNDLTVLIQARFHIFDKDLKNHLVELGTKDENEYLVDGAAATQDVKTYVFSVKIDEVPYEFRLIDTPGMGDPRGIAQDNKNCDYVLNYLGKLEKIHAICILLKPTNARLDVFLNYCVIQILSRLDKSASDNIAFLFTNTRGQNYTPGETYTSLELLLRKIKDTNNVQIPLSKDNVFCFDNEAFRFLAAVKQGVEFKEGILEANIQSWKYSYNEVYRLLSYIVQLRPHDTKRTVSINHARKMVLQLTQPLAEIVQLVGDNIYELEQHSTQLLMESETLDQLKQKLYMPVVDIRVMELPKPVTVCTAPKCSITYKVANKNKFHYKQRCHNPCYLNNVPAEIVGDPKLLQCAAMHGTQSCGECGCRFNTHMHIYYETETFDTKIVDENVMKNITTKEEATEEKRRLINDILDKKEKLQKEHDYIIRCTALFANFLQQNAITPMNDFVAEYVKYLITREESLGPNCEVTNLDYLRRLLAQYEEEKKALEEALKYDTVSNDSNLNNSPLGIERKIRDLFVLPHFGSRIKQLYDLQQIGGLSEHRQTEHVVNEQYQLTIVEKLKESVSNASRYVLEKIVGTVSHKGRNRKYRECNELYYSDGLSSQDIHPNGGSISYRYDHFRDNGRDNENNIHPNDKKYHKSIQNSQNLKALKYNQDHPVATNTQTLVNCSNNESSINCDSKEDKNARTTANVNKNNKKGNKNNKKGNKQKKKKNS comes from the exons ATGAATGACAGCAGAGAAAGTGACGATAGCGAACACGAAGTCGTTATCAGCAAGTCGACACGTCAGAAACAGAAAGCCTTGCCTTGTCCAGAACAGGCTATTGAgttgtcaaataaagttaagtCGATCAATGTAACTGATGACTCAGATACGAGTTATGTTGAAGAGTATACTGCAACTCCTCCGCCGGCTCCATTTAATAAGTCAATAAAATCAGATCGTCCTGATAGTCCTAAACCTACCACCCAAACTATGAACTTTAGGCGACCgactgaaaaaattaatgtgcTGCTTCTTGGAGAATCCGGCGTTGGCAAATCGACTTTCATCAACTCATTTGCCAACTACATGAAACATCGAAACTTTGAAGCCGTAGAACAAAACGATTTGACTGTTCTAATACAAGCaagatttcatatttttgataa GGACCTTAAAAATCACCTTGTGGAACTTGGTACCAAGGACGAAAATGAGTATTTAGTCGACGGAGCTGCCGCTACACAAGATGTTAAGACATATGTGTTTTCTGTAAAGATTGATGAGGTTCCTTACGAATTTCGTTTGATAGACACACCAGGAATGGGCGACCCTCGAGGGATCGCTCAGGACAATAAGAATTGCGACTACGTGTTAAATTATCTTgggaaattggaaaaaatccaTGCCATATGCATTTTATTGAAGCCAACAAATGCTCGTTTGGACGTATTTTTGAACTACTGTGTCATCCAAATATTGTCTAGATTAGACAAATCTGCCTCTGACAATATTGCCTTCCTTTTTACTAATACTAGAGGTCAAAATTACACCCCAGGAGAAACTTACACCTCCTTGGAGCTATTGCTaaggaaaattaaagataCCAACAACGTACAAATTCCTCTTAGCAAGGATAACgtattttgttttgataatGAAGCATTTCGTTTTCTAGCAGCTGTGAAACAAGGAGTGGAATTTAAGGAAGGAATTCTTGAAGCGAATATTCAGAGCTGGAAGTACTCATACAATGAAGTCTATAG GCTTCTTTCATACATCGTACAACTAAGGCCGCATGACACCAAGAGAACCGTGAGCATCAATCACGCACGTAAGATGGTTTTACAACTGACACAGCCCTTAGCTGAAATTGTACAGCTTGTTGGAGATAACATATACGAGCTAGAACAACATAGCACCCAACTCTTAATGGAGAGTGAAACTTTGGATCAACTGAAACAGAAGCTTTACATGCCGGTTGTCGACATACGTGTTATGGAACTACCAAAACCTGTAACAGTGTGTACGGCGCCTAAATGTAGCATCACTTACAAG GTggccaataaaaataaattccactACAAACAACGTTGTCACAATCCGTGTTACCTAAATAACGTTCCGGCTGAAATAGTAGGGGATCCAAAGCTTTTACAATGTGCGGCAATGCATGGAACTCAAAGTTGTGGCGAGTGTGGTTGCCGTTTCAATACGCATATGCATATTTACTATGAAACTGAGACTTTCGACACCAAGATcgttgatgaaaacgtgatgaaaaatattacCACCAAAGAAGAAGCTACAGAGGAAAAGAGAAGATTAATAAACGATATTTTGGACAAGAAAGAGAAACTCCAGAAAGAACACGACTATATTATTAGGTGCACTGCTTTATTTGctaattttcttcaacaaaatgCCATTACTCCCATGAATGATTTCGTTGCAGAGTACGTCAAGTATCTTATTACCag GGAAGAAAGTTTAGGACCTAACTGTGAGGTGACAAACCTAGATTACTTAAGGCGTCTTCTTGCTCAgtatgaagaagaaaaaaaagcaCTGGAAGAGGCGCTCAAGTACGACACAGTCAGTAATGATAGTAACCTGAACAACTCTCCCTTGGGaatcgaaagaaaaattcgagaCCTCTTCGTTCTGCCTCACTTCGGTAGCAGAATTAAACAGCTTTATGATTTGCAACAAATTGGTGGACTTTCAGAACATCGTCAAACTGAGCACGTTGTGAACGAGCAATATCAACTGACTATTGTTGAAAAGCTTAAAGAGAGTGTGTCCAATGCCAGTCGATACGTGTTGGAAAAAATAGTGGGCACAGTTTCCCATAAaggaagaaatagaaaatatcgCGAATGTAATGAACTTTATTATTCGGATGGTTTGTCATCTCAAGACATACATCCTAATGGTGGTAGCATTTCTTATCGCTATGATCATTTTCGTGATAATGGGAGAGATAACGAGAATAATATTCATCCTAAcgataaaaaatatcacaagTCAATACAGAATTCGCAGAACTTGAAAGCATTAAAGTATAATCAAGACCATCCAGTTGCAACTAACACGCAAACTCTCgtaaattgttcaaataacGAATCGTCTATCAATTGTGATTCAAAAGAAGACAAGAACGCGAGAACAACTgcaaatgtaaacaaaaataataaaaagggTAATAAGAACAACAAGAAGGGAAACAaacagaagaagaaaaaaaactcttaa